A single genomic interval of Tsukamurella paurometabola harbors:
- a CDS encoding YggS family pyridoxal phosphate-dependent enzyme, with protein sequence MSSYPPAQTIAEFEANIAEVMRRIDAAAARAGRSPSDVRLLPVSKTVPQERLRLAVAAGCRELGENKVQEAKRKSAEMADLDVSWAVIGHLQTNKAKDVAAVAAEFQALDSVRVTEALDRRLQALGRGLDVYVQVNTSAEEQKYGLPPAEVPAFLDALPAYTSLRVRGFMTLAEFSSDEERVRACFRRLREVRDRAVQDGSEAVELSMGMSGDYEIAVEEGSTCVRVGQAIFGSRATPDSAYWPAGQ encoded by the coding sequence ATGAGCTCGTACCCGCCCGCGCAGACGATCGCAGAGTTCGAGGCCAACATCGCCGAGGTGATGCGCCGCATCGACGCCGCCGCGGCCCGGGCGGGGCGGTCACCGTCGGACGTGCGACTCCTGCCCGTCAGCAAGACGGTGCCCCAGGAACGGCTGCGGCTCGCCGTCGCCGCGGGCTGCCGCGAACTGGGCGAGAACAAGGTGCAGGAGGCCAAGCGCAAGAGCGCCGAGATGGCCGACCTGGACGTCTCGTGGGCCGTGATCGGGCATCTGCAGACCAACAAGGCCAAGGACGTCGCGGCCGTGGCGGCGGAGTTCCAGGCCCTCGACAGCGTGCGCGTCACGGAGGCGCTCGATCGTCGGTTGCAGGCCCTGGGGCGCGGGCTCGACGTCTACGTGCAGGTGAACACCTCGGCCGAGGAGCAGAAGTACGGGCTGCCGCCCGCCGAGGTGCCCGCGTTCCTGGATGCGCTGCCCGCCTACACGTCGCTGCGGGTGCGCGGCTTCATGACCCTCGCCGAGTTCTCGTCCGACGAGGAGCGGGTGCGCGCCTGCTTCCGGCGGCTCCGCGAGGTCCGGGACCGGGCGGTGCAGGACGGGTCCGAGGCGGTGGAGCTCTCGATGGGCATGTCCGGTGACTACGAGATCGCGGTCGAGGAGGGCTCGACCTGCGTGCGGGTGGGCCAGGCGATCTTCGGCTCGCGCGCCACGCCGGACAGCGCGTACTGGCCCGCGGGGCAGTAG
- a CDS encoding Imm51 family immunity protein: MLTDDEDRQFTAADIAELLAVVVALGLLFWLLEPLNPWVKYPAILFGSVTVLAVWRGLRGVIEKRSGGRAGTMAPLQIVETAPGVRSLILVAGGTPSDDAARALGHEPTGYFWQGVAERILLEPMLEVLDFDSEAGVFSARSADLETLAIAGRAMAGIVNDPARLREVVAAAEADGFVFDD, from the coding sequence GTGCTGACCGACGACGAGGACCGCCAGTTCACCGCCGCCGACATCGCCGAGCTCCTGGCGGTCGTCGTGGCGCTGGGGCTGCTGTTCTGGCTACTCGAACCGCTCAATCCATGGGTGAAGTACCCGGCGATCCTGTTCGGTTCCGTCACCGTGCTCGCGGTGTGGCGAGGCCTGCGCGGGGTGATCGAGAAGCGCTCGGGCGGACGCGCGGGGACGATGGCGCCCCTGCAGATCGTCGAGACCGCGCCCGGGGTCCGCTCGCTGATCCTCGTGGCCGGCGGTACGCCGTCCGACGATGCCGCTCGCGCGCTCGGGCACGAACCCACGGGCTACTTCTGGCAAGGGGTCGCCGAGCGAATCCTGTTGGAGCCGATGCTCGAGGTGCTCGACTTCGACAGTGAGGCAGGGGTGTTCAGTGCGCGTAGCGCAGATCTCGAGACCTTGGCGATCGCCGGCCGGGCGATGGCCGGGATCGTGAACGATCCCGCGCGGCTGCGCGAGGTGGTGGCGGCCGCGGAGGCCGACGGCTTCGTCTTCGACGACTGA